tattattattattattattattattattattattattattattattattattattattattattattattattattataaaattttcagttataaatgttaaaattttacaatttataTATGTTAAGACTCTTACTACTACATTATTTCGTCTACTTATTTATGCTACATGAGACTCTTACAGCCTTGCTATTCTTTATTTCTTAATCTCTCAAACCAATTGGCAAAAACTCCTCCAAATTTAAATTTGGCAGATTTCTTTACTAAATACATTCaactaaattataattataaaattaatctataattttatattatatttttagtatttttatgtatattcaaatatattataattataaaattaatttataataattttatatattttggtgtttctcattctttttttttttatttaattatttgcaaacaaaaaaaaattatataaaaacacaAAGTATAACAACTAAAACAAATGTAAAAATAGAAACAACAAATAAAGATATTATTTTGTACAATTCTAATATAAAgacattttcttaaaaaatgaatgaatttaaattcttaaaataataaactatatttcattttagagaataaaatgcCATCTCTCACTtttgaatagtttctctctcatattttctcttggcCCTACTTATGGAATAAATAAtgagaaatcacactttattctctaaagtaaaattcaaaatttagagaattcaaatcctttaatttgtattatattttagttaaataattatatggaattatatataaatcatcaaataaatgttctacaatatatttttaatataaaaccaTTCAAATTTAACACTAGGTTATATATTACCTAATCAACCTCTACTATAATACTTATTAGGATACACTATATAATATTTGAGACACTTAAGTAGATCACAAACAAATAGCTGGTTTTTGTAGATATTCATCAAAGGATTAACATTAACAGATACAACCTCTTACATAAAACTAATTCCAATTGTTAAATCAACATAATAATTACTACatctataattataaaattttcttGCACACACAATTCATGTTTAGGCCAACATTTGAAAAATGTTACATCACATATCACTATATCAGCATATACGGAAACATGAGATAGGGtttcttagaacagaaacaagagAGCTATTATTGAAAGAATACATAAAAATTGTTATTCAATTTGTGGTCCAGTCTTTAGCATCAGAAGTATTGTACAATGAAGAGCTTTTTTTCTCTAATTTCTGGTAAACAAGGTATACTGTTTTATGTACCTTGCATTTGAAACTAGTGAGGGTAGTGTGAACAAATTAAATGAATGTTAAGGCCAAAAAAGAACAAATATCAATGAAGTGGGAAAGAGATATAGGGGTAAATACAACACAAGCAATGACCATATCCCTTCCAAGACAAATTTTGATCATTCTAGTAAGGCACTTCAAATTGAAATTGCCAAAGCTAGAAAGTGTAAAGGGATGAGGGGGGAAAAAAGGGTGCTCCCTATACTTAGTTATCAAGATCATTCAGTTAGCTTACAGTTTCTAAGATAGGGATGATCATACTTGACATATTTGGTCCAATACGACCGGTATTTTGTCATGGCTATCTCTAGCCATGGCTTCATATTACCATTGTAGTGAATAACTGCCGCATTGTCGATCTCAGATTTATCTACACTCGGATTGTAACCTAAACCAAGTACGTGCCATGATTTGTTTAGTGGATGCGTCAATCCATAGAATGTCATTAGACCTGGAGGTAATGTCCCCAGCTTCCATAGCACCCTATCTTCATTCTGGAATCAaacaggaaaagaaaagggttagTGAAAGATCATTTGTGCTAAATTGCTACTACCTAAGCGTCAATTAAGCCAAAAATAACTTGAAATAAGTTTTATACAATTTACTAAGTAGGTCAACTCTATCCAAACaatataattcttttttataGTTGTGTATTCTTAATAATTTCTTAGTATGTgattactaaaactttaaaggaCGCTTATTCAAGAACAAAAGGAGTCATCTATTTGAGACACGATATAAACCAATGTTTGTGTTACAGTTCTCACCATATTCTGCCACTTGTGATATATGCCGGTAATATCCTTCTTTTTCCACTCCTTTAAATCAAACATGTTCATTCCATAAGCCCAACCACAGGCATTGGGATCAAAATTTTTAGCAATATGAGGATTCGAAAAGTTAAGATACTTGTCGAAACGGTGAAAACTCTCCCCACATGTTTCAACGGCACCATTTACTTTTCCATGAAGATTCACGGCCCATAATCCTGTCAAATCCTTCTGGACAATAATGTCATCATCAAGAAAAAGAATCTTATCCAATTTTGGATAAACTTGCGGAAGATAGAACCTAAGATGGTTGAGCATTGAGAGATATTTCGGGTTTCTGTACTTCAGATTAGAGGAACCACCGGATGTTGGATGGCCTGCCTTGAAATAATACTCTTTCATTGTTGCAGATTCGAGCTGCCTCAAGACAGGGCAGTAAGATGAATTCAACCACTTAAATTCATCAACATTTTCAACATGGATAGTAGCTTTTCCAGGAGGGTTCAACAAAAACCACATGTTCATGGCTCCGAAATTTAGCTTATCAGTAACaagatgaaaaacatgctttgaAGGATCCTGCAACGTTAAAGAAAATAAAGTGAGACAACCCAAGgtttaagaataaaatttatcaaatcatAGATATAATACTTTTACTTATTACACACTAATATGCATAATATATACAAATTGTTCATCATCTATTAAAAGATAGGACATGGGAGATGCGCACATCAATGGAATGGCAAAAGACACTCAGTCACCTTTGCATTCATAATAGCTGAGTTGACAACCACTGATGCAGCCAAGACATTGTCTGAGAAAAGGGCATAATGATAAAGATTAGGATTCTCCAAATTCTCACTCTTAGGAAACTTTCTCTTTTCAGGAGAAAGGAGGTAATAATCAATGGTAAGGCGCATCGATAAGCAGTGGATTCCATCAGGTATGGTCTTGGCAGCCAACTGACTGAGGAATGTACTTTGCTTTTTCAGGCCCCTAACTTGCTCATCAGCTGTTTGTAGCATTGCCCTCAATTTCCCAGTGACCAACTTGCAGTCATACAATTGATCTTTTGCTTTAGACAGGACTTGACCCATGGCTTTGATTTTTTCATGTGCACTAGCAAAAATCAAGCATTGGATTAGTTAAGCTAACAAACGGGGATAAGGAATACATATACAGATAGGGATACTGCATGGAGAAAATTACATGTAGCTCCTTACCTTTTAGGTAGATCAGCATCAGCAGTTGCCTCACCTAAATCATGCTGACTCTCTCCAATCCGATTTTGCAGCTCTTGGTACAGGTCAAGCTTGTTCTTCATCTTTGCAAGGCTCAAATACACTCTAGCCATAACAATTTGGTCTCGAATCAACCGAATAGTAGAATCAGCattttcattgtcattttctTTCCTCCACATGTTGTATTTACCTAAAACTGCTGAATCTACTGTCTTTGAGCGTTCAATAGCTGAATCTTCAAGTTTTACAATTACTTCATCCTCCAGTTTCACCAACTCAGCAGCACGTTTTTCCTTCCTTTTCTCTATTAAGTGCTGCAGAAAACATATACAAAGAACATGAAACAAGCTTATTTCTGTCATTTTTTGTTGTTTCCAAAACAAGGTATCACTCCacaggtttatatatatatatatatatatatatatatatatatataagccagACCTGTAGAAATATTTTGGCAATTGGTGTAAATTTTCCAGGTCAAATTTAATTTGGGAAGCACCACTTGAGAAAAATAAGTTTGATGTTATTATATTTAGCCATGAATAACTTTGTATGAAAGTGTTAATTATATAGTGAAATTGTTTGACTGTAAATTTAACAGAGTAAATAAAACAATTCAAGAATGACACTCACCCTTCTGGATAAGTGGACAGGACTAAGAGTCCATTGATCAAGACCAACTACACCAATGAAAAAAGTTGAATGAGAAAgtatattaaaatacaatataAGCATATTATCTAATATGATATGATACAACCTGAAGATCTGCCTTCCTTCACCTCTTGTTTTTCCTGTACACCATGTGTTGTTGGTTGGTTTAGCTTTAATAGGAAAGAGAAAAGATTAATAAGAAAATAAGAACTGCGTTATTATCTTCAACACCGAAAATGAATGTTTCATCTAAGTTCCTAACCTCATAGGTAGCATTTGAAGTCTTTAACCCAGTGATTCTCCATGAaggtaacaaattattttttttgaaattctcaAGGCTCAAAGGACCCAAATCATCTGTGCTCGATACAATAACATCAAGAgcctaaaatataatatttattagaaaGTCAAGAAGAAACCTCTTCCGCGGAAAAAGTGAAATGTGAGATATGGAAACAAAGTAAAATATCTAGCAGTTGGTGCTTGCCTCTTTTGAAAAATACAATTTAAGGTCCTGCAGTGTCTGCCATTCTGTCCATTTGGCAACCTGCAATGGCCAACATCTTTTACGTCAGATGAATTGAATTTGAAGCATCCAGAAGGCATGTGTTTTAGTTATGTGACCAATAAgcctaaaaatacttaaaaagaggTTACCTGTTTACTAGGAACGGTTGACATAACATCTTGATCTGCAAAATATGGatgaaataattatatatatatagactgtGAATTAGACCAATTAAGCTCATACTCATGTTGAAACTTAAGACAAGAGAAAGTCTTAGAGATTTTGTTAGGGGCTTGGGTATTATGGGGTGCCCAAAGTCTCACATCGAGTTGTATAGGATACTTGATGTTGTATTTAAGGAGAGTGATTCTTCCCCCTTAACAGCTAGCTTTTAAGGTGTCTTTTCCCACTTTCCTTAGATATTTAACAGATTTTAGCCGGGTTTCCATTCTCCTTCAATTGTTTTCTCCTCCCCTCGAAAAAATTCTACTGCATTCAATTATCACAACataaaagattcaacaaagatGAGGACTTGCAGAGTCTACCATCTTCAAGTCCTACAACTTTATAGAGGGAAAAGATACTTAAACTCTTAATTAGATTTTACCCGTTAtatattatcataaaaaaatcacAACAGTATAAAGAGTACCCAAGTCACACTAAAATACTGCTCTTCTTTCTCAACAAAAtcatttaaatcaatacaaatacaaTACAGAATAGAAAAATACAGGGACAGACTCTTATCTGTTAAAACCCCCTATGACAAGCCCGGGTGAAAGGGGCATTTAATAAAAGCattttaaaaaatctattcaatagaaaaaaaaaatgttattaaggTAAAGTAGAATGCACAGAAGAGGATGAGACATCGTCACATAAATTGTATTTGTCTCCAGCATGATAGTGTATTTGATAAATAATATATTGTCATATCTTTCCAAACTTCTAATTACTTTCTAATGACCACAAAATGACAGAGGGAATCGTTGTTCGCACTCATGCTAAAGCCTGAAGGACCTTAGAACCTACTAAGTACACTGAATAACCTTCATCATCAAATCTCAGTAGTAATAACCAGCATGTTGCCATGTTCTCTCCAGAAATCAATTTTATTTACCCTTGAACATGATATATAATAATATGCTTATATCCATAGAACAGAAGACAAGTGCAACATCACCATTGTTCCAATCTCTTATGTAAACAATGCTAAAACAACCAAATCAGAGAAAAACAGATGAAATCTAAAAACTACAAAAAGGATATATATAAAATCCAAAATGATGCAGTAAACAACAGAACAAGTGATAGATCAGTGACACACATCATATTATCACAACTAATAAAGTGCACTATTTTCTCCCTTATGCCACTGCCATGGGGAAGCACAGATCTTGCAACCCTCAAAACACCAAATATAATAGCATCTAAATTTCAAAGGCCATAGAAAGCAGTAAATTCCAGAAACAACACACGCAATAACTTCAAAAGAATGAGAATTTAGGAATGCGGGGTTTGAGAGATTGACGAACCGGGAGCATTGTGAAGGCCtctggagaagaagaagaagaagaggagaggagCGAGGAGGCAGATGAGAAGGAACGCGAGAAGTGGGAAACGTGATCCCTTGTTCCCGCTGTTGGTGGACGCCATTGTTGCTTGCTTGTAAGGAtcagacgaagaagaagaagaatgggagaagctgggaagagagagaaagtggcaTCTAGAGAGAGAAAGTGACAGAAAGTGTGAGTTAGATGAGATCTGAATCAAAATATGTGAGGGTTTATGGCATAATAATAATTCATTAATTATTCTATTCTTTAGAATTCAATTTACTACTCAAATGAGAATCTCTATGAGTATTGCTttaccctttttttattttactaatttttattttattttattttattttattatatatttttctgtgGAATTTTCTATTAGCAAGTTGCATTATATTATCGTTTTCCATCGCTTTCTCTCTAGCTGTTTCTTTCTATCACTTTCATTTCTCATTTGCATCTATAATcttttatttacaaaaattaaagCTTGGATGGAGTTAAAATAATACCCACCTCATATTGCGAAGAgcgttttcttttttaattttaaatgaaaataatatacagaataaaatactaaattagttCTAATATTTAAACGTAATTCTGTTTtgttttttaagatttaaatccaaaaaattttatttaatttctatttagttTTAccgtcaaatcaaataattaacaaaatattctttACGATGACAGTACAAAAACAAAGTTCATAATTTGAAGAATAAATATAAGAATCAATCGTAaatgtatcaatacatttatttatcatttttcttaattaaataaaaaatattttatttaaattataaaaaaatttataaataaatatattaattttgtgtCTTTGAAACTTGTACTagttctccaaattatcgatcattccattaattatttaactttgatctTACTGCAACtacattaaaactaaataaaaaatttttatattcaaatcgaaccctttaaattttttagaccaaaatagaattatattcaaaaaataataaaacttcaCGTACAAATTCTAATCATGTTTATAAGTGACAAT
The sequence above is drawn from the Arachis hypogaea cultivar Tifrunner chromosome 4, arahy.Tifrunner.gnm2.J5K5, whole genome shotgun sequence genome and encodes:
- the LOC112797330 gene encoding polygalacturonate 4-alpha-galacturonosyltransferase isoform X2 translates to MSTVPSKQVAKWTEWQTLQDLKLYFSKEALDVIVSSTDDLGPLSLENFKKNNLLPSWRITGLKTSNATYELNQPTTHGVQEKQEVKEGRSSVGLDQWTLSPVHLSRRHLIEKRKEKRAAELVKLEDEVIVKLEDSAIERSKTVDSAVLGKYNMWRKENDNENADSTIRLIRDQIVMARVYLSLAKMKNKLDLYQELQNRIGESQHDLGEATADADLPKSAHEKIKAMGQVLSKAKDQLYDCKLVTGKLRAMLQTADEQVRGLKKQSTFLSQLAAKTIPDGIHCLSMRLTIDYYLLSPEKRKFPKSENLENPNLYHYALFSDNVLAASVVVNSAIMNAKDPSKHVFHLVTDKLNFGAMNMWFLLNPPGKATIHVENVDEFKWLNSSYCPVLRQLESATMKEYYFKAGHPTSGGSSNLKYRNPKYLSMLNHLRFYLPQVYPKLDKILFLDDDIIVQKDLTGLWAVNLHGKVNGAVETCGESFHRFDKYLNFSNPHIAKNFDPNACGWAYGMNMFDLKEWKKKDITGIYHKWQNMNEDRVLWKLGTLPPGLMTFYGLTHPLNKSWHVLGLGYNPSVDKSEIDNAAVIHYNGNMKPWLEIAMTKYRSYWTKYVKYDHPYLRNCKLTE
- the LOC112797330 gene encoding polygalacturonate 4-alpha-galacturonosyltransferase isoform X1: MASTNSGNKGSRFPLLAFLLICLLAPLLFFFFFSRGLHNAPDQDVMSTVPSKQVAKWTEWQTLQDLKLYFSKEALDVIVSSTDDLGPLSLENFKKNNLLPSWRITGLKTSNATYELNQPTTHGVQEKQEVKEGRSSVGLDQWTLSPVHLSRRHLIEKRKEKRAAELVKLEDEVIVKLEDSAIERSKTVDSAVLGKYNMWRKENDNENADSTIRLIRDQIVMARVYLSLAKMKNKLDLYQELQNRIGESQHDLGEATADADLPKSAHEKIKAMGQVLSKAKDQLYDCKLVTGKLRAMLQTADEQVRGLKKQSTFLSQLAAKTIPDGIHCLSMRLTIDYYLLSPEKRKFPKSENLENPNLYHYALFSDNVLAASVVVNSAIMNAKDPSKHVFHLVTDKLNFGAMNMWFLLNPPGKATIHVENVDEFKWLNSSYCPVLRQLESATMKEYYFKAGHPTSGGSSNLKYRNPKYLSMLNHLRFYLPQVYPKLDKILFLDDDIIVQKDLTGLWAVNLHGKVNGAVETCGESFHRFDKYLNFSNPHIAKNFDPNACGWAYGMNMFDLKEWKKKDITGIYHKWQNMNEDRVLWKLGTLPPGLMTFYGLTHPLNKSWHVLGLGYNPSVDKSEIDNAAVIHYNGNMKPWLEIAMTKYRSYWTKYVKYDHPYLRNCKLTE